CATTCCCCGCAGTAATGTCCGGGTGAACCGAAGGGAGGCATATCATGAATGCAATAGGGCTTAAGAGTCAGGATAATTATTATACCAACATTAAAGGTGTTAAGGTATTTGTTGACTATACAAATCAAAGGCTTAAAATTATCGACTACCCTTGTATATCAGATGATATCATAATGTTCATAGTCGATTTTGCAAAAAAGGAAGGTCTCGGCAAGGTTATCTCCAACTGCCGGATTAAGCTTTTAAAGCCCTTTAGAAACTGTGGCTTCAAAATTGAAGGTATAATCAACGGTTACTTTTGCGATGAGGATGCCTATTGCATTTCGTTATTTATTGACAAAAAACGTGAATTGTCAAAGCACAAGGAGGAAGAGGATGCTATCCTTCACCAGTGCGTTATCCAAAACAAAAAATCTCCTATAACAAAAAATCACAAATATACAATACGAAATGCCGTAGAAAGCGATATACCTCAAATGATACAGCTTTTTGAAACAGTTTTTGATACCTACCCCTCCCCCGTTTTTTGTAGTAAATATCTGCAAAGCGTCATGAGTACCCAGATATTATTCAAGGTAGCGGTTGAGGATGGAAAAATTATCAGTATTGCATCTGCCGATACGGATACTCACAATATGAATGCAGAAATAACAGATTGCGCCACATTCCCGGAACATAGAGGCAGAGGTATTCTGACAAATCTTATTCAAAGCCTGGAATACGATCTTCACAGGAAAGGATTTCATACATTGTACAGCCTATCAAGAGCTATTAACCATGGAATAAACAAGTCATTAAGCAACCTTGATTACAAGTACTGCGGAAGGCTTATAAATAACTGCCATATCTGCGGAAATTTTGAGGATATGAATATTTGGGCTAAAAAACTCAAAAAGGGGTGATTTCTGGTGAAACTGATCTTTGCTATTGTTCATGA
The nucleotide sequence above comes from Clostridia bacterium. Encoded proteins:
- the ablB gene encoding putative beta-lysine N-acetyltransferase, whose product is MNAIGLKSQDNYYTNIKGVKVFVDYTNQRLKIIDYPCISDDIIMFIVDFAKKEGLGKVISNCRIKLLKPFRNCGFKIEGIINGYFCDEDAYCISLFIDKKRELSKHKEEEDAILHQCVIQNKKSPITKNHKYTIRNAVESDIPQMIQLFETVFDTYPSPVFCSKYLQSVMSTQILFKVAVEDGKIISIASADTDTHNMNAEITDCATFPEHRGRGILTNLIQSLEYDLHRKGFHTLYSLSRAINHGINKSLSNLDYKYCGRLINNCHICGNFEDMNIWAKKLKKG